The Pseudomonas sp. FP198 genomic interval CATCGCCAGGGTTTCGCCAGGACTGACGCGATGATCCCTGGGTCCCTGGGCAATCTTGCCCGAATCGCGCAGCCAGGCGATGTAGGTGCCCGGCGGCGGGTTCTGCTGGAAGAACTGCCGCACACCGCTGCTGATGGAACGGGCCAGGGCCTGCTGATGGCTCGCGGAAGACAGTTTCGAGGCTTCGTTGGCGTTGGAGATGAACCCGGTTTCCACGAGGATCGACGGGATGTCCGGCGACTTGAGCACCATGAATCCGGCCTGTTCGACGCGTTGCTTGTGCAACGGGGTAACGCGGCCGATGTTGCTCAGGACCTTTTGCCCAACGTTCAGACTTGACGTCAACGAGGCGGTCATCGACAGATCCAGCAACACGCCCGCGAGCATCCGGTCCTTGTCGTCGAGACTGACGTTGCCGGCACCGCCGATCAGGTCGGAACGGTTTTCACTGTCGGCCAGCCAGCGCGCGGTCTCGGAGGTGGCGCCACGATCGGACAAGGCAAATACCGAGGCGCCGAACGCAGCCTTCGAAGGCGCGGCGTCGGCGTGGATCGAGACGAACAGGTCTGCACCTTTCTTGCGGGCGATCTCGGTGCGGCCACGCAACGGAATGAAGTAGTCGCCGGTGCGGGTCAGCTCGGCGCGAAAGCCCTTCATGCCGTTGACCTGGCGCTGCAACTCCCGGGCGATGGCCAGCACCACGTCTTTCTCACGCTGACCGCGCGAGCCCGAGGCGCCGGGGTCTTCGCCACCGTGGCCAGCATCGATGACCACGATGATGTCGCGTTTGCCGGCCGGCGCCGGTGGCAGCTTGAGCGCAGGCTCGGTGGGTGTGACCGGCACGGCAGGCACCGTCGCGACCTTGGTCGGGGGCGGTGGTGCAGGCGCGGCGTCGGCCGGGTTATCGAACAGATCCACCACCAACCGGTTACCGTACTGGGCATTGGGCGCGAGGGTGAAACTCTTCGGGGTCACGGCCTGTTTCAGATCGATGACCACGCGCAGGTCGGTGGGCGTGCGCTGGGCCGAACGCATCGCGGTAATCGGCGTGTTCGCCGTGGGCACGTTCAGCGGCGCGCCCAGGGATGCACCGTTGATGTCGATCACCAGGCGATCCGGGGCCGCGAGGGTGAACACGCTGTGCTGCACCGGGCCTGTCAGGTCGAACACCAGCCGGGTGTTGTCCGGCGCCCGCCAGAGGCGAACACTGTTGACCTTTGTCTCAGCCACAGCATCGACGGCCAGTGCCGTAAGCAACAGTCCTACGACAGCAACCACCGCGCGAAAGCGCATACCAAACCCCATCATCAATTAGTTTTCCAGTGCCAGAGCGGCACACCACGACTCGCCACGCGAGCCTTGCGGCGTCAGTTTCAGCGAACGCCCGCCGTTCTGCGCGCCAATGGTAATGGTCAGGTCGGGCTTTGGCAAAAAGCCTGCACCCTTCTGAGGCCATTCGATCAGGCACAAGGCGTCATCTTCGAAATAATCACGGATCCCGAGAAACTCCAGCTCCTCAGGATCGACCAGTCGATACAGGTCGAAATGAAAGGCGCGGGTATTACCGATCTCGTAGGGCTCGACCAACGTGAACGTGGGGCTCTTGACAGAGCCGACATGCCCGAGGCCGCGAATGATGCCACGGGACAGGGTGGTTTTCCCCGCGCCAAGGTCGCCTTCGAGAAAAATCAGACCACGGCCTGCGGTGATCTGCGCGATGCGGGCGCCAAATTGTGTCATGGCTTGTTCGTCCGCCACGTACAGGGTTACTACAGACACGGTGAATGCTCCTCCAACAACTGACGAATGGCCGGAATCAGATCGGTCGCGGCCAATCCGCGGCCCGAGCGACCGACCTGCACCCCGGCATTGGCATGCAGCCAGACGGCCAGGCACGCGGCTTCGAATCCTTCCATTCCCTGGGCCAGCAAAGCGCCGGCCACGCCAGCCAGCACATCCCCCAGGCCCGCCGTGGCCATCGCCGGATGCCCCTGGCCGCAAACCGCCAGGCGCCCGTCCGGACTGGCGATCAGGCTACCGGCGCCCTTGAGAATCACGCAGGCTCGGTATTTTTTGCTCAATGCGTGGGCCGCCGCCGGACGATCGGCCTGCACCTGCACGGTGGAAATCCCCAGCAGCCGCGCGGCCTCGCCCGGATGCGGAGTGATGATGCACTGTTCCGGCAGACTGACCACGCCATGGCTCAACAAATTCAGCGCATCGGCATCCCACACCTGCGGCAGCGACGCATTGGCCGCCGCCGACAACAGGCTGCGCCCCCAAGCGGCCTGGCCCAGGCCCGGCCCCACCACCAGCACGCTGGCCTGCTTGAGCAACCCCATCAACTGGTTAGCCGAATGGGTGCCTTGCACCATCACCTCGGGCAAACGCACCAGCGCGGCGGCCACGTGCTCGCTGCGGGTCGCCATCGAAACCATCCCCGCACCGCTGCGCAAGGCGCTTTCGGCGCTCAACTGGATGGCGCCGCCAAAACCGCGGTCGCCACCAATCAACAGCACATGACCAAACTTGCCCTTGTGGGCTGAAGGCGCACGGGGCGGCAGACGCGGCAGGTTATGCGGCAAGAGCAATCGAGCGTTGGCCGGCGCCGCGTCAACGATGTCCGGGTCCGCGTGCAGGTCGTTGAATACCAACTCGCCCACCCGATCCGCCGCATCGCCGGTGAACAGGCCAAGCTTCAGGCCAATAAAGGTCACGGTCAGGTCCGCCGTCACCGCGGTACCCAGCACCCGACCGGTGTCGGCACACAACCCGGAAGGGATATCCACCGCAGCGACCGGTAACCCACTGACATTGATGGTGTCGATTGCCCGGACATACGGTTCGCGAACGTCACCGCTCGCCCCGGTGCCGAGCAACGCGTCGAGCAGAACACCGCGCAATTCGCAATCATCCGACCAGGGTTCCACCGGCACACCGACCGCCACGGCTTCGGCATGGGCATTGGCGGCATCCCCCAGCAACCGCCGGGGCTCGCCTACCGCCAGTACCCGGACCGACCAGCCGGCGCGCCGGGCCAAAGTCGCCACCAGGTAGCCATCGCCAGCGTTGTTGCCATGGCCGGCGAATACGGTCAACTCGCTGGCTTCAGGCCAGCGCCGGACGATCGCTCGCCAGGTGGCGCGGGCGGCGCGCTGCATCAATTCGAAGCCGCTGGTACCCGCCGCGATCAGTTGCGCGTCGAGGGCCCGGACTTGCGCGGCACTGTACAGCGCGTCGGGAAATTCATCTTTAGTCTGCGGCATGCGTCTTCGGGCTCCGATGTCTGGCAGAATTATACGCATCTCAGCTCCGGTTTCTCTCGCCTCATGCCTGCCATTCCCACAGACCTCCCCGCTCTCGCCCAATCCATCAAGGAGTGGGGCCGCGAGCTGGGTTTCCAGCAAGTCGGCATCAGCGGCCTGGACCTTGGCGAGCATGAGCAGCACTTGCAACGCTGGCTCGAAGCCGGCTACCACGGCGAAATGGATTACATGGGCGCCCACGGCAGCAAACGCTCGCACCCGGAAGAACTGGTTCCGGGCACGCTGCGGGTGGTGTCCCTGCGCATGGACTACCTGCCGGGCGACACCCGAATGGCGCAATTGCTTGGCGAACCGGAAAAAGCCTACGTCTCGCGTTATGCGTTGGGCCGCGATTACCACAAATTGATCCGTAAACGCGTGCAGCAATTGGCAGAAAAAATCCAGGCAGCCATCGGCCCCTTCGGCTATCGCGCGTTCGTCGACAGCGCACCGGTACTGGAAAAAGCCATCGCCGAACAGGCTGGACTGGGCTGGATCGGCAAAAATACCCTGGTGTTGAACCGCAAGGCCGGGAGTTATTTTTTCCTCAGCGAGCTTTTCGTCGACCTGCCGCTGCCGGTGGACTCGCCCCATGGCACCGAGCATTGCGGAAAATGCACCGCCTGCCTGGACATCTGTCCGACCAATGCTTTCGTCGGTCCTTACGTACTGGATGCCCGACGCTGCATTTCCTACCTGACGATCGAACTGAAAAACGCTATCCCCGAGGAGCTGCGGCCGCTGATCGGCAATCGGGTGTTCGGTTGCGATGACTGCCAGATCGTCTGTCCCTGGAATCGCTTCGCCCGGCCGTCCGCGGAAGGCGACTTCAAGCCACGCCACAACCTGGACAATGCCGAACTGGCCGAGCTGTTCATGTGGGATGAGGACAGGTTTCTCAGCAGCACCGAAGGTTCGCCATTACGCCGCGCCGGTTATGAGCGCTGGCTGCGTAACCTGGCGGTGGGACTCGGCAACGCGCCGACGACAATTCCCGTGCTGGAGGCGTTGAAGGCTCGACAGGACTATCCGTCAGCCCTGGTGCAGGAACATGTGCAATGGGCGCTGCGCCAACATGCCGAGCGTCAGACTTCGTCGTTATAGACGAACTTGGGCATTTCCCAGTGGAACCGGATCGCCAGGAGCCGCAGCAGGAAACCACCGAACAGGGTGATCAGGATCGCCTGCTCGCTGGGCAATTGCAGGTAGACGCACAGCAGGTAGCACCACGCGGCGGCGAACGAGACGCTGGCATAGAGTTCGCGACGGAAAATCAGCGGGATATCGTTACAGAAGATATCCCGGAGAATGCCGCCAAACACCCCGGTGATCACCCCACTGACCGAGGCCACCAACATGCCATGGCCCATTTCCAGCGCGGTCATGCAGCCGATCAAGGTAAACGCCACCAGCCCAACGGCATCGAGCACCAGGAACAACGAGCGCAGGTGACGCATCCAGCGTGCCAGGAATACTGTCAGCATGGCCGCCGCGGTGGTCAGCACCAGGTATTCCGGATGCTTGACCCAGGTCAGTGGGTAATGCCCCAGCAGCACGTCGCGCACCGAGCCGCCACCCAGCGCCGTGATACAGGCGATCAGCACCACGCCGAACCAGTCCATGCCACGCCGCCCGGCAGACAAGGCGCCGGTCATGGCTTCGGCGGTAATGGCGATCAGATACAGCATCAGCAGCATGGTGGCAGTCCTTGCGGGAAGGCGCGCAGTCTAGCCAGTTTGGGCTGGCACCAAAAGGGGGCGCGGCGCCGACCCTGGCTGAGAGGATCCCCTGTGGCGAGGGAGCTTGCTCCCGCTCGGCTGCGCAGCAGTCGCAAACCAGACAATTGAGTCTTCCTGGAAAACTGCTGGGGCCTGCTTCGCAGGCCAGCGGGAGCAAGCTCCCTCGCCACAAAAACAATCTCGCCAGTCGCTGGGTGCCGGTCAGAACTTGATGAAGTGCTTGCGATAATGCTGCAACTCGGCGATGGACTCGCGGATGTCATCCAGGGCCAGGTGGGTGCTGCCCTTCTGGAAACTGTCTCGCACTTCTGGCGCCCAGCGGGCGGCCAGCTCCTTGAGCGTGGAGACATCCAGGTTGCGGTAATGGAAATAGCTTTCCAGGGATTTCATGTGGGTATAAAGGAAGCGCCGGTCCTGGCAAATGCTGTTGCCACAGATCGGCGACTTGCCCCTTGGCACCCATTGTTCCAGGAAGGCGATGGTCTGGGCTTCGGCCTCGGCCATGCTGATCCTGCTCTCGCGCACCCGTTGGGTCAGGCCCGAGCCGCCGTGCTGGCGGGTGTTCCACTCGTCCATGCCGGCGAGCACCTCATCACTGTGGTGGATCGCAATCACCGGACCCTCGGCCAGGGTGTTGAGGTCGCTGTCGGTGACGATGGTGGCCATTTCGATGATGACGTCGGTGTCAGGGTTCAGACCGGTCATTTCCAGGTCGATCCAGATCAGGTTCTGCGGGTTTTGCATGGGGGAGCTCCTCGGCTTAGCTGCGCAGTTTAGCCTAGGCAACCGGTCGGGCGTGCTAAACTCGCCGCCGTTTTACCCTATTCGCTGCATTTCTTCATACGGAACACCCATGGCCAAACGCCAACTCAATCGTCGTCAGAACTGGCGCATCGAAAAGATCCAGGGCGAGCGCGCCGCCCGCGCAGCCAAACGTGAATCCAGTGCCGTCG includes:
- a CDS encoding N-acetylmuramoyl-L-alanine amidase, whose amino-acid sequence is MMGFGMRFRAVVAVVGLLLTALAVDAVAETKVNSVRLWRAPDNTRLVFDLTGPVQHSVFTLAAPDRLVIDINGASLGAPLNVPTANTPITAMRSAQRTPTDLRVVIDLKQAVTPKSFTLAPNAQYGNRLVVDLFDNPADAAPAPPPPTKVATVPAVPVTPTEPALKLPPAPAGKRDIIVVIDAGHGGEDPGASGSRGQREKDVVLAIARELQRQVNGMKGFRAELTRTGDYFIPLRGRTEIARKKGADLFVSIHADAAPSKAAFGASVFALSDRGATSETARWLADSENRSDLIGGAGNVSLDDKDRMLAGVLLDLSMTASLTSSLNVGQKVLSNIGRVTPLHKQRVEQAGFMVLKSPDIPSILVETGFISNANEASKLSSASHQQALARSISSGVRQFFQQNPPPGTYIAWLRDSGKIAQGPRDHRVSPGETLAMIAVRYQVSPATLRSANNLQSDELKIGQTLTIPGNEVAVKQ
- the tsaE gene encoding tRNA (adenosine(37)-N6)-threonylcarbamoyltransferase complex ATPase subunit type 1 TsaE, with product MSVVTLYVADEQAMTQFGARIAQITAGRGLIFLEGDLGAGKTTLSRGIIRGLGHVGSVKSPTFTLVEPYEIGNTRAFHFDLYRLVDPEELEFLGIRDYFEDDALCLIEWPQKGAGFLPKPDLTITIGAQNGGRSLKLTPQGSRGESWCAALALEN
- a CDS encoding NAD(P)H-hydrate dehydratase, translating into MPQTKDEFPDALYSAAQVRALDAQLIAAGTSGFELMQRAARATWRAIVRRWPEASELTVFAGHGNNAGDGYLVATLARRAGWSVRVLAVGEPRRLLGDAANAHAEAVAVGVPVEPWSDDCELRGVLLDALLGTGASGDVREPYVRAIDTINVSGLPVAAVDIPSGLCADTGRVLGTAVTADLTVTFIGLKLGLFTGDAADRVGELVFNDLHADPDIVDAAPANARLLLPHNLPRLPPRAPSAHKGKFGHVLLIGGDRGFGGAIQLSAESALRSGAGMVSMATRSEHVAAALVRLPEVMVQGTHSANQLMGLLKQASVLVVGPGLGQAAWGRSLLSAAANASLPQVWDADALNLLSHGVVSLPEQCIITPHPGEAARLLGISTVQVQADRPAAAHALSKKYRACVILKGAGSLIASPDGRLAVCGQGHPAMATAGLGDVLAGVAGALLAQGMEGFEAACLAVWLHANAGVQVGRSGRGLAATDLIPAIRQLLEEHSPCL
- the queG gene encoding tRNA epoxyqueuosine(34) reductase QueG, with the translated sequence MPAIPTDLPALAQSIKEWGRELGFQQVGISGLDLGEHEQHLQRWLEAGYHGEMDYMGAHGSKRSHPEELVPGTLRVVSLRMDYLPGDTRMAQLLGEPEKAYVSRYALGRDYHKLIRKRVQQLAEKIQAAIGPFGYRAFVDSAPVLEKAIAEQAGLGWIGKNTLVLNRKAGSYFFLSELFVDLPLPVDSPHGTEHCGKCTACLDICPTNAFVGPYVLDARRCISYLTIELKNAIPEELRPLIGNRVFGCDDCQIVCPWNRFARPSAEGDFKPRHNLDNAELAELFMWDEDRFLSSTEGSPLRRAGYERWLRNLAVGLGNAPTTIPVLEALKARQDYPSALVQEHVQWALRQHAERQTSSL
- a CDS encoding trimeric intracellular cation channel family protein is translated as MLLMLYLIAITAEAMTGALSAGRRGMDWFGVVLIACITALGGGSVRDVLLGHYPLTWVKHPEYLVLTTAAAMLTVFLARWMRHLRSLFLVLDAVGLVAFTLIGCMTALEMGHGMLVASVSGVITGVFGGILRDIFCNDIPLIFRRELYASVSFAAAWCYLLCVYLQLPSEQAILITLFGGFLLRLLAIRFHWEMPKFVYNDEV
- the orn gene encoding oligoribonuclease gives rise to the protein MQNPQNLIWIDLEMTGLNPDTDVIIEMATIVTDSDLNTLAEGPVIAIHHSDEVLAGMDEWNTRQHGGSGLTQRVRESRISMAEAEAQTIAFLEQWVPRGKSPICGNSICQDRRFLYTHMKSLESYFHYRNLDVSTLKELAARWAPEVRDSFQKGSTHLALDDIRESIAELQHYRKHFIKF